The following DNA comes from SAR324 cluster bacterium.
ACCCGCCCGCTGTATGAAAATCTTCCATGTAACCAGTCCCCACAGGTTTGAGGTCCAACAACACCGGGGTTTCATCCGAGAGTTCATTAAATCGCTTCAAGTCAACTTCCACACCTGCTCTTCCAGCAATGGCGGTGAGGTGAATAATGGCATTGGTCGAACCTGAAACACTCAGTAAAACTCGAAGTGCATTTTCCACCGATTCCTTAGTGATCAGTTGATCCAGCTTTGGACCACCTTGGATGGCCATTTTAGCGGCCAAGGCCCCAGTTTGTTCAGAAGCTCTCAATCTGTCTGCATGAACAGCAGGAATCGATGCAGTATTTGGTAGCATCACCCCAAGGGTTTCTGCGATCACCGCCATACTGGATGCTGTACCCATCACCGCACAAGTCCCCGAAGTAACCGCCAGATTTCCCTCAATCTGATCGATTTCCTGCTGAGAGAGGGTCCCTGCACGATATTGAGCCCAGAAACGACGGCAATCCGTACAGGCTCCCAGACGATCTCCCTTGTAGCGACCTGTCATCATTGGCCCAGCTACTAGCATCACGGCTGGTTTTCCAGCTGAGACTGCTCCCATCAGCAAGGCTGGAACTGTTTTGTCACAACCTCCCATCAAGACAACGGCATCCATTGGCTGGGCCCGGATCATCTCCTCTACAGCCATCGCCATCAGATTGCGGTAGACCATGGAAGTTGGGCTGAGGAACACCTCCCCCAAGGAGATCATCGGAAAAGGCATCGGCAAAGCACCTGCAGCCAGCACCCCTCGTTTAACTGCCTCGAGCATCTCTGGGAAATGCCGGTGGCAGTTGTTGAAACCACTTTCAGTGTAACAGATGCCGACAATCGGCTTATCCAGGGATTCATTGGTGTAGCCCATGGATTTCGCAAAGGAGCGTCGCAGATATTTAGCAAACTCTGGATCCCCATAATTGGTCAACCCGTTAGCGAGTCCCTTTGAAATTTCAGACATTTGAGTAACCTTTTGCCAGAACGTGTCGATTATTCGAAAAACCGATAGTATAAGAAGCGATTCATGGATGCAATTGCCTCCATGTTCCTGTATTGACATCTGGAATCATGGTCAAAATATGAAAGTTGAAAAAGTGACTGTAGGGCTCGTTGGCCTGGGTATGGTCTGTGAGAGTCATCTCGGGGCTTATTCAGCCCATCCAGATGCAGAGGTCATGGCTGTCTGTGATCTTGACGCAACTCGTTTAAAAGAGATCGCAAATAAGTATGGTATTCCCAAAACCTACACCTCTTATGAGCAGATGCTACAGGATCCAGAGATCAATACCGTAGACATCACCACTCCCACGATTTTGCATTCTCCAATGGCACTGGCGGCGGCCATGGCAGGAAAAAATATTCTCTGTGAAAAGCCATTCTGTTTGACGTTGACTGAAGGGCAGGAGGTTTGTGAGACCGCTCGCAGCAGGGGTGTCACGCTGATGGTTAGTGAATCATACATCTTCATGACCTCGCTCAAACATGCCCGAACTTTAATTGAAGCTGGTGAAATCGGTAAGCCTCAGCAGATACGTCAACGATTTGGATCGTGGGTCGAACGTCCGGGAGTACTGGAGACCGGCCGTCCAGTGACTGATGATCATCGTGGATGGCGGATGGACTCCAAAAAGGCCGGGGGTGCGGGCTTCCCTTGGATGTTTGATCATTGTGTTCATTTCTTTGCCACCGCTGAATATCTAATGGGGTCAAGAATCAAGGAAGTCTATGCACTGAAATCAGATATCAGCTGGATGAAGACTGCTTATCAAGTCGATGAAGGCGAAACGCACGTTTACCGTCCAGAGGACTCAGGGGACATCCCAATCATCACCTGGACCTACGACGATCCTGCCTGTCAAGGGGTCTGGATGCGAGCTGAAACACTGAATGGGAAGTTTGACCCTATGTATGGCTTCAGTTTGAGCATCATTGGTGACCAGGGAATGATTGAAGTGCTGGGTGAAGGAGGCCGAGGACTGCAATGGCTGGGGGAGAGCACACATCTTGTTCTCCACCGCAAGGATAAAGAAGCTCGAACTTTTCGATTTGATGAGGGTGGTGATGATCTCTGGCAGTCTGAGGTTTCGTATTACAGCAAAGCGCATCAGAATCAGATCAATGAGTTCATTGATGCGCTAATCCGTGGCCGTAAACCAAGCTACACCGGAGAAGACGGAAAACGAGATGTGCAAACCACAATGGCGGCAATTTGCTCCGCAAAGGAAGGACTACCTGTTCGTGTTGAAGAGGTGACAGACCTTCGCTTTGCGAAAATTCCAGAAGATAGAGCTTGATTTCCCAACCCTTCGATTTATTTCCGGATGAAGCGGAAGAACGAGGTCTGGCTGAAACGCT
Coding sequences within:
- a CDS encoding dihydroxy-acid dehydratase, translated to MSEISKGLANGLTNYGDPEFAKYLRRSFAKSMGYTNESLDKPIVGICYTESGFNNCHRHFPEMLEAVKRGVLAAGALPMPFPMISLGEVFLSPTSMVYRNLMAMAVEEMIRAQPMDAVVLMGGCDKTVPALLMGAVSAGKPAVMLVAGPMMTGRYKGDRLGACTDCRRFWAQYRAGTLSQQEIDQIEGNLAVTSGTCAVMGTASSMAVIAETLGVMLPNTASIPAVHADRLRASEQTGALAAKMAIQGGPKLDQLITKESVENALRVLLSVSGSTNAIIHLTAIAGRAGVEVDLKRFNELSDETPVLLDLKPVGTGYMEDFHTAGGLDGVLRALASQLNLHTLNVTGQSLVQHLKKESSEQIDQSVIRALRDPVESKGGLIALHGNLAPGGAILKRAAATPALLEHEGRA
- a CDS encoding Gfo/Idh/MocA family oxidoreductase, producing the protein MKVEKVTVGLVGLGMVCESHLGAYSAHPDAEVMAVCDLDATRLKEIANKYGIPKTYTSYEQMLQDPEINTVDITTPTILHSPMALAAAMAGKNILCEKPFCLTLTEGQEVCETARSRGVTLMVSESYIFMTSLKHARTLIEAGEIGKPQQIRQRFGSWVERPGVLETGRPVTDDHRGWRMDSKKAGGAGFPWMFDHCVHFFATAEYLMGSRIKEVYALKSDISWMKTAYQVDEGETHVYRPEDSGDIPIITWTYDDPACQGVWMRAETLNGKFDPMYGFSLSIIGDQGMIEVLGEGGRGLQWLGESTHLVLHRKDKEARTFRFDEGGDDLWQSEVSYYSKAHQNQINEFIDALIRGRKPSYTGEDGKRDVQTTMAAICSAKEGLPVRVEEVTDLRFAKIPEDRA